DNA sequence from the Bacillus pumilus genome:
TCATGAGACGGATCGAATCGGACTTGTTTCAACCGCCTCGACTACGTTCAACCCTCCCTATGTAGTGGCGAGACAGCTTCAGTCCTTGCATTGGATCAGCAATGGGCGTGCCGGCTGGAATATTGTCACTTCGATCGACGGAGCCGAAAATTTTAGCCATTCACCCATGCCAACCTCAGAAGAACGATATAAGAAGGCGATGGAATTTACGGATGTTGTACGCAAGCTTTGGGAGAGCTATCCAAATGAGGCGCTGCTCATCAATCGGACGACAGGACAGTTTACTGACAGGGAGAGAATTTCTTCTATTCAACATGAGGGGCATTTCTTTCATATTAAGGGTCCGCTCAATGTGCCGGCCCATCCGTCAGGAACCATTCCTTTGTTTCAGGCAGGTGCTTCGGAAATGGGGCGGGATTTTGCCGCTTCAACCGCAGATGCGATGTTTGCAGCAACCCCAGATATTGCCTCAGGCATTGAATTACGGAAAGACATGAGGAGAAGAGCATGCAAGCATGGCCGCCAGGCGGATGATATCCGTGTACTGCCTGGCTTGTACTTTTTTTTAGGAAAAACACGTGACGAGGCACATGAAATGTATCGAGAGGCGCATTCCCATCTAAGCACTGCACAAGGTTATGCAGCGATTCAATCGATTCTAGGTCTCGATATTCGTCACCTCCCCTTAGATCAACCCGTTCCTACCGATATGCTGCAAGGAATTGATGAGCAGGTACGCAGTCAAACCCATGCTGATTTGCTGCGCAGGTTGATTGTACAAACGCAGCCTACCGTAAGAGAACTACTCTCTAGGCCTGAGGTCATTGAGTCTGCACACTGGGTGATCGTGGGAACAGCTCATGATGCACAGGGAGAAATAACCAGATGGTTTGAAACGGGTGCTTTAGACGGATTCATTGCTCTTCCGGGCTCAGTACAATCACTAGAATTATTTTTTGACGAATTGGTCCCCTTACTCGTCCAACATGGCTTGTTTAGGAGTGAATATACAGGGTCCACCTTGCGTGAGCATCTGGGGATGAAATAAAGCACGACCACAATAGACAGTTTGAGAGGAGTTTTAGAAAGATGAATAAAAAATTAATGATCATCGGCTTCATTTCCTTATTGATGCTGATCATGGTGGCATGCGGAGGAGGAGACAAGCCTAAGCAATCAACTACAGTCTCCGGAAGCAAAAATGCCGGAATTGAAGATTCAGGAGATACTGCTACGAAAACAATAGAGTATCTTGGGAAAAAGTATACCCTCCCGAAAAAAACCGAAAAAATCGTCATTACTGGGGCGATGGAAGCAATGGAAGATGCCGTTGTACTTGATGTTCATCCAGCAGGGGCAATATCAGTAGGAGGGAAATTCCCGAAAATATTTGCTTCAATCACAAGCGATTCCGAATCAATCGGTGAAAAACAGCAGCCGAATTTTGAGAAAATATTAAAATTGAAACCTGACGTTATTTTAGGCTCCTCTAAATTTCAACAAGTCGTATTAAACAAGTTAGAGAAAATTGCTCCGACCATTCCAATATCCCATATCGCGACAAATTGGGAGGCTAATTTAGAGCTAATGGCCGATTTAACAGGGAAACAGAAGAAAGCAAACAAAATCCTCACTCAATACAAAACAGATGTCAAAGACGCAAAAGCATCGTTAAAGGAGAAGCTCAAGGATAAAAAAGTAGCCATCATTCGAATTCGGGGAGCACAAGCCTTCGTATATCCAGAAGATGTGTATTTTAATCCTGTCTTGTATAAAGAATTGGATCTCACAGTTCCTCAACCGGTTAGCTTAGCAAAAACGCAAGAAGCAATCTCTGTCGAGCAGCTAGGGGAAATGAATCCGGATTATTTATTTGTACAATTTTCTACGGATGAAAATCAAGAGGCACAACAAGCATTTGATGACATGAAAAAGAATCCTGTTATTCAAAACATGACGGCCTTTAAAAAGGATCAGGTTTATATCAATGTGGTTCACCCACTCCTTGAAGGAGGACCTGCTTATAGCCGCATCCAATTTTTAGAAGCCTTGCAGCAGCAATTAGAAAATAAATGAGACTGCTGAAATCATGTGGCTGTTCCAAAACGATGCCCCATCGTCATTTTAAAAAATAAATGAAGCAAAAGAAGCGAGGCGAAGTGTACGATGCAGGACATGGAAGTATATGATGTAACGATTATTGGCGGAGGACCTGCTGGATTGTTTTCCGCTTTTTATAGCGGATTGCGTGAAATGAAAACGAAGCTGATTGAATTCCAGCCATTCCTTGGAGGGAAGGTTCATGTTTATCCGGAAAAGATGATCTGGGATATAGGAGGACTAACACCTGTTCCAGGCTCGCAGCTAATTGATCAAATTGTTGCTCAAGGACTGACGTTTGAACCAAAGGTCGTACTCGGAGAAAAGGTTACCTCTCTTTCTCAAGACGAAAGAGGTCACTTTGTTCTCCACACCGCGTCAAATCAAAAACATTACTCCAAAACCGTCATTTTAGCTGTTGGAGGAGGTATCCTCAAGCCGATTAAATTGGATATTGAGGGTGCAGAACGATTCGAGGTTCAAAATTTGCATTATACGGTCAAATCCCTTGCACGCTTTAAAGATAAAACCGTGTTGATCTCAGGAGGTGGTAATTCAGCCATTGACTGGGCGAATGAGCTGGAGCCGATTGCCAAGCAAGTGTATTTGACCTATCGGAAAGAAGCCTTAAAAGGACACGAAGCCCAAATATCGCACCTTAAAAACAGCTCTGTCCAATTCCTGCTTCATACATCGATTGAAAAGCTCATCGCAGCAGACGATCATGAGCGGATTAAAACGGTTGTCCTCAAAAATAATCAGGACGATGCCTTATTTGATCTAGCCATAGATGAAGTCATTATCAATCATGGATACGAGCGAGACAAAGAATTACTTGCGAATAGTACCATTAAACTAGAGCAGAAGGATTACTGGATTGCAGGAACTCCACTGAGTGAGACGTCAGTCCGAGGCATTTACGCTGCAGGCGATATTTTGCATCATGAAGGAAAATTGCATTTGATTGCTGGCGCTTTCCAGGATGCTGCGAATGCGGTAAACCAAGCCAAGCAATATGTAATGCCTGATGCAAGCGCTCGTGGAATGGTTTCTTCGCATAATGACATATTTATTCAAAAAAACAAAGAGCTGATGAAGCATTTGTATACGAAATAAAGCGTTCATTGAACAAGCAAGACTTGTAATCCCTTCTGCGCTTACAGAAGGAAAACGTTTAGCACTCTTCTCATTCGAAGAGTGCTTTTTCTTATTTAGAACGAAATACGTTTGCACTTCGTTCATATTCAACATCCGCTTCACCGAGCCGATGATTCACGATTCGGGCGGCTGCAAATAAATAGTCAGAGAGCCGGTTTACATATGTGAGCGCAACTGCTGGAATCTCCTCCTGCTTCGCAAGCGTCACCATATGCCGCTCTGCTCTTCTGACGACTGTCCGCGCCACATGTAAGAGAGCTGCGCCTTCCTGGCCGCCCGGTAAAATAAACTTCGTGAGAGGCGCGGCTTCTTCTACATAGTCATCCATTCTTTGCTCAAGGACTGCTACAGACGCTTCAGTTAATTTACCTTCTTTCGGTGGTTTGACTACTGCCAAATCACCGCCGCAGTCAAACAGCTCGTGCTGTATCACAATCAGCTCTGACAAAATGTCTTGAAACAATTCGCCATGCTGACGTAAATGTGCATGTGCGAGTCCAATGAAGCTATTCGCCTCATCTAACATGCCGTACGCCTCTACTCTCACATCATCCTTATCGGCTCTCCCGCCGATCAAGCCTGTTTGACCTTGATCCCCTGTTTTTGTATAAAGTTTCATTGGTGTTCCTCCTTTTCTTTTGCTTTGTCCTTTTAGTATAACCTGAAGTGAAAAGGATGTATTTGTTTAACTAAAGTACTGTGATCGCATCATAAACAAAAAGCGAACCATTTGGTTCACTTTTAAATGGCATTCAATGAATAAAGAAGAAGGTGCACTTTCTGCTTTAATCTTTCATGTAAATGCTCATCACCTTCTGTTTCCTGCATACCCGCAGCAGCGATACAAAGATGATGAATGGACATCCTCGTCTCCTGTTTTATCATGTGGACAAGCTGCCCCATAAGCTGAACAGACGATCCGTCTGATATAGACTCTTTCAATACAAGCCAAATGGTCAGCTCTTCTTGATGACGCATACCGTAAAGCACCATGTCGTCGTCTGTGTCTTCAGCAGCAAATTGTTTTGGTCCACTCGTTAGGTTATAAAACAATAGTCCCTCACGATCATCCAACTCGTCACGAAGCATGTCACTTCCCGTTCCGAGAGACCTTTTCCAAAAGAAGCCGCCCTTTTTCTGATGTGAGGAAAGGATGCGGAGCGGCTGTTTGAGGGAAAACGTCATTCCTTCTCCTCCATACGTTTTCCACCCATCCGCTAACTTTGCATTTGATGCTACAGAAGCCCCCGCAGGTTCAATGATCAGCTGAGGATTTGCCCTTCGCGGGTGTTGGAGCGGTGTTACATCTGTTTCATACACACGGTTGATTCGCTCAGGCGTCAAGACGTGATGCGGCAGCCCTACTATTTCCGTCTTTCCTTCACCAAGCAGCAGCAGCCGATCACAATACAAACTGGCGATGTTCACATCATGAAACACACCGATCACCGTTAGCCTAGAGGAAGTGGTCTCTTCTTTAATTAAATCAAGCAAATCCTTTTGATAGGCCAAATCAAGAAAACTGGTTGGTTCATCCAGCAATAAATATTCAGGCTGCTGGGCTAATGCCTGTGCCAAGTACACACGCTGCTGTTCTCCCCCGCTTAGCTCATGAATAGATTGATTCTTAAACTGTGCAACATCCGTTTGTTCCATTACTTTGTTTACGATTCGCATATCCTCTTGGGTAACAGATTGTAGCCATCCTTTTTGATATGGATAACGACCGAATTGAACCGTTTCTTCCACTGTAAATGAGAAGGCTTGGTCCGTTTTCTGCGGTAGAACAGCCATTTTTTGCGCAAGCGCCTTTGGACGATAGGATTGAATCAGTTGACCGCTCAGGCGTACTTCACCACTATCAGGTTCCAGCAACCCAGAGATCATTTTAAGCAAGGTCGACTTCCCGCTTCCATTTGGACCAAGTATACCGAGAAATTCCCCTTGATTTACCTCAAAACTGATGCCACGTATGACCTCTTTCTCTCCATATCCACCTTTGATTTCCTTCACTTGAATCATAGATGCGTCCCTCCTCTGTATTTACGGATGAGGATGATGCCGAATACAGGGGCACCAATTAACGCTGTGATGATGCCGATCGGTAATTCAGTCGGCTCAATGATCGTACGTGATAACACGTCTGCTAAAACGAGAAAGGAAGCGCCATTCAGCATAGACAAAGGCAGGAGGTGCCGGTGGTCTGTGATCGCTAAGAGGCGAATAAAATGCGGAATCACAAGTCCCACAAACCCAATTGTCCCTGACACTGCTACTGCACTACCAGTCAGAATCGATCCAGCAAGCAGCACGATATATTTGCTCCTTTTCACATGTACACCTAATAGCTTTGCCTTCTCCTCGCCATACGTCATGACATTCAAATCTCGCCCCATCAGCATTAATGCAAAGGTCCCAATCAGAAAGAAAGGAAGGAAAAGCACAATATAGCGCCAGCCCCTCATGGACACACTCCCAAGAAGCCAATGAATAATCTCTTTTAAATCATCACCCGTTAAGGCAATCATCAATGATATAAGCGCTCCCAAAAAAGAACTGAAAATCACCCCTGTTAAAATTAAAGAGGAGATGCTCATCCCCCGATGGACAAGACGCGCAAAAAAGAGGACGAGACATAGGGTCACAAGCGCTGTTGTCATACTGAAAAAAGGCAGTGTGAAACTGCCGAGCAAAGGGAGCTGCAAACTGAAAAATAGGGTCGCGACGGCTCCAACTGATGCCCCTTGTGATACACCCAGTGTATATGGGTCAGCAAGAGGATTTTTTAATAAACCTTGAAATGCTGCACCAGATAACGCCAGCGCTGCTCCGACTAATGCCGCTAATATCACTCTCGGCAGCCGGATATTCATCATAATATTGCGATCAATTGAATCTATTGTGCCTATCTGCACACCGAATAGTTCATGAACAAATATACGGAGAATAGAAGGAATGGGAATCCCTAAGCTTCCAAAGGAGATTCCCATTCCAATGCTCACCACAAGAAGTAAAGCACTTAGTGTGTATGCGATGATGAATTTATTTGAACGTGTCAGGATAGATGCTTTTCGCAAGAGCCTCGACTCCTTCAACCAATCGCGGTCCCGGTCTTGATGCGAGATCCGTATTCAATTGAAAGACTTGTTTTTCCTTCACTGCTTTGATCGCATTCCAGCCGTCTCTCTTTTTCAGATCAGCTAAGCTGGAACCATCAATTGTGACGATTACGTCAGGGTTTCGTTTGATAATCGATTCTTCTGTCATTTGCACCCAGCCAGTTTGATCACCAGCAGCATTTTTCGCATGGATAACAGAAAGCATTTCATCCATAAATGTATGAGTACCTGTTGTATAAATTTCAGGCGTACCTGAAACTTCAACAAAGACTGTTTTTTGTTTGTCTTTCGAGATCGCCTCTGCTTGTTTCTTGATGTGATTCAATTTTGCTTTCATCTCGTCTACAAGCTTTGTTGATGCTTCTTTTGCACCTGTTGCTTCACCGATCGTATTGATCGATTTGTACACATCCTTAAAGGAAGTGGCATCATTTACAGTCAGTACTTGAATTCCTGCATCCTCTAGCTGTTTAAATCCCTCTTTTGATCCCATCTGCGAGGCATGAGCTAGTACAAGATCAGGCTTTAAGGAAATCACCTTCTCGACATTGAATTCAAGTCCGCCAATCTTCTCTACCTTTTCAACTTCCTTTGGATAATTGTCAAAATCAGATCGTCCAACCATTTTATCTCCAAGACCAAGCGCATAGGCAACCTCTGTATTACTTGGAATTAATGAGACAATACGTTTAGGCTGTTCTTTGATTTCGACTGTTTTACCAGCTGCATCTTTAATCGAGACAGGAAATGCCGCAGCCGCTGTTTCGTTATTTTGTGAACTCTTTGCTTTATGGTCTGTTTCAGCACCTGCACATCCTGCTAAAACACCCATCACAAGCAATAGCGATAGCCAAATGGCCGTTAACTTTTTCATGAATGAACCCCCTGATTTATGTACTGCTTGACGAAAGCTCTTCCGTCAATTCTTTTCTAATTTCGGGAATATTATACTACAGTGCAGTTAGGTTGTATATGTGATTTCTAAAAGCGTCTTTTTCGTTCTGATAAAAGAAAAACAGCCTCTAATAAGACTGTTTTACGCCCATCTATTTATTAATTTGTTCCCCATTGATGACAACTTTCTGAAAAGAAGGCGCTACTGCATTCTCCAAAGAAAGTGGATACGTCACATGGTCTATGACACAATTTTTCATGTTGAAGTTTGTCACGGGGGAATGTGAGTAGGCGGCTATTTTCACACCATATCGTCCGCCGCTGCTTTTCAGTCCTTCCACTTGAATATGACGTACAACAGGACGATGTGGACCCGCATCCCCTTCCTCATACATCATGTCGATACAGACCACTTCATGCTTTAAGCTTTTGACTGTGTTGTTTTTAAAGTAAATATGTTCAATGGTACCGCCTCTGACAGAGTTGGTTTTAATCCGCAGTGCCCGGTCAAGGTTCGGACTATCCATGACATTATTCTCTGCATAGATATACCTTACCCCGCCAGAGATTTCACTCCCAATCGTCACTCCGCCGTGTCCATCACGCATCTCATTTCTACGAATAACAATGTTTTCAGATGGAATCCCTATTCTCCGTCCGTCCTCGTTCCTTCCAGATTTGATGGCAATACAATCGTCGCCATTATCAAAATAACAATCTTCAATGAGCACATTCCGGCAAGACTCCGGATTGACACCATCTGTGTTTGGTCCATGCCCGATAATATGAACTCCACGGACAATCACAAGTTCACTTAGTACAGGGTGAATTTGCCACATCGGTGAATCCTTCACTGTCACTCCCTCAATAAGAACTTGCTGACATTGGTAGGGCTGGATAAAGCTTGATCTTAAATAATGCCCTTCTCCAAACACTCTTTCTTCTACTGGTATTCTCTTTTCAGCCATGTCAAATAGAAGCTGACGATCCCGATCTTGAGAAGGCTGGCCATTCGTGCCATATTTCCAAGGCCACCAATGATGCTCATCTCCTCTGCCATCAAGCGTTCCAGCTCCTGTAATGGCGATGTTTTCTGCATGGTGTGCATAAATGAGAGGTGAATAATTATAAAGCTCAACCCCTTCATATCTTGTCAGTACAAGCGGCAGATAATCCTTTCGGTTTTGGCTGAATGCCACATACGCTTTCTCATGCAAATGCAGCTCTACATGACTCTTCAATTCTAGCGCACCTGTCACAAACGTCCCTTCTGGAATCAGCACACGTCCCCCTTTCAAACGGTGCGCATCATCAATGGCAGACTGGATAGCATCTGTTGAAAGCTCGGTTCCTTTTGCATCTGCCCCATAATGAACCACATTAAATTCACGATCAGGGAACAGTGGTGCTTTTATCTGCTTTAACACTTGATCGATTCCGTTTGCTTCTTTGTCTTTCTTCCCTTGCCTTGCTAAACGAGTGAGTCCGATTCCTGTGAGTACCGTTCCTGCTGTGATATACATCAAATCCCGTTTTCTAGACACATTCTCATCCCCCAGTCGCCTTAAAGTGTGACACCTGTTTTGAAAATAGCCAGCTCTCTAAAATTGTTTTTTTCATGATTCAATAGCTTCCCGCTCGCCACATCAATGACAGTTGAAATAAATTTTTCTAACACAATATCTTCTGGTACATCTTCAAGCAGTTCTCCCGCATTAAAGTCAATCCAATGTTTTTTTGTTTCATATAAGGCTGTATTCGTCGAGACCTTCATTGTTGGGACAAACGTGCCGAATGGTGTCCCTCTGCCTGTTGTAAAAAGAACCAACTGACAGCCAGAAGCGGCAAGAGCAGATGAAGCAACCAAATCATTTCCTGGTGCACTTAATAAATTTAGACCCTTTCGCTTCAGCAATTCCCCATATTTCAATACATCTTGAATGTCAGAAGTTCCTGCTTTTTGTGTACAACCGAGAGATTTATCCTCTAATGTCGAAATTCCACCTGCTTTATTTCCCGGGGAAGGATTTTCATATACTGGCTGTCGATGATCCATGAAGTATTGTTTAAAGTCATTGATCATTTGCACAATATTGTCGAAAGTCGCTTCTGATTCCGCTCTCTCCATTAAAATCGTTTCTGCTCCAAACATTTCGGGCACTTCTGTTAACACTGTCGTGCCGCCTTGAGCAACAATAAAATCGGACAGCCTTCCTAAAAGCGGATTTGCGGTAATGCCGGAGAATCCATCTGATCCCCCGCACTTCAAGCCGATTTTCAGCTCAGATAACGGGATTTCTTCACGGTGATCTTCTTTCGCTGCCTCATAAATTTCCTTGAGTAAAGCGACTCCCACCTCAATCTCATCTCCTACTTCTTGGCTTCTTAAAAATTTCACTCTCTCATGGTCATATTCACCTAATGTAGACTGAAAATCTTCAATGTCGTTATTTTCACAACCAAGTCCGAGGACGAGCACTCCTCCAGCATTGGGATGCTTCACGGCATTTTGTAAAATGATTTTTGTATTCTCATGATCGTCCCCAAGCTGTGAGCATCCATAATTGTGCTTTAATACAAGAGCTGTTTCAAACGGATGGATGCTTCCGCCCATTTCAGCGGTAAAAATTTGAATGATTTGATCGGCGATGCCATTTACGCATCCAACGGTTGGGACAATCCAAAGCTCATTGCGAATCCCGCTTTCCCCATTTTTTCGTTTATATCCTTTAAATGTAAGATTCGTTTTTTCATAGGGGTTATTTGTAAATGAAGGCTCGTATTCATAATCGAGCTTGCCTGATAGATTGGTTTTGATGTTATGTGTATGCACCCATTCTCCAGCAGAAATGGCAGTCGTTGCATGCCCAATGGGGTAACCGTATTTCATGATATTCTCTCTTTGCTTGATATCAGCCAATGCAAACTTATGACCTTTGGCGATGGTCTCTTTTAAAATAACGGAATGATCTTGATGATGTAGCTCCTCCCCTTGTTCAAGCACTTTTAAAGCAATACCGACATTATCTGAAGGGTGAATCACAATAAAATCTTTCATGCCTTCTCCCCCTGACTTTCATATTGATGCTGCAGCATTCGTTGAACAGCCGCTCTCATCCCTTGCTCCTTTATGAGGGTAAGCTGATCAGCTACAGCGTGAACCAAATCATTTATATCCGTTAAATTTCTCCCCCATAATTTTTCACATGATAGAATCTTTGCTGCGATCGCTTCATTAGATTGGTTCTCTTCTTCAAAGGCTTCCTTCATGAATGCCAGTACAGTCTCATCATCCTTTATCTTTTCTGCATGTGCTCTGTAAAAATAAATGAGGCTGCTGAGTGAAAACACGAGTTTCATTGGCAGCTGTTTCTTTTGCTCAACATAATCGAGCAATGACGGAAGAATACGGGTTCGAAACTTAGATACACCATTAAGCGCAATATCCAGCAATTGATGCTTCACAAATGGATTGCAAAATCGATCCCAAACCGATTGTGTATAAAGAAGAAGCTCACCTCGAGAAAGCTCAAGCCCTGGCAGTATTTCCTCCTCCAGCATCCGCCGGATGAACGGGCCAACATCCTCATCATCCACAGCCTCTTTTACAGTTTCTACCCCGCATGAGTAAGCGATTGGCACCATCGCTGTATGGGCACCGTTTAAAATCCGTACCTTGCTCATGCGATAAGGCGCAATATCCTCTACAAAAAGGACATTTAAACCTGCTTCTTGAAAGGGAAGCTCTTTTTGTACGAAGACAGGTGCTTCAATAACAAAGAGGTGATAGTATTCTGCCGTGACAAGCAACTCGTCGATATATCCCTCTTCCTTTTGAACAATTTCAGCTGCTTCCTTAGAAAACCCAGGAACGATCCGATCCACAAGCGTATTACAAAACGTATTGGCTTCCTTGATCCATGTGATAAACGCAAGCGGCAGGTCCCACTCAGTTGCCATGTCTATCACATATTCCTTCAAGCGATCACCGTTATGTTCGACCAGTTCACATGGAAGGATGATCAGCCCTTTTTGTTCATCTCCAGCAAATGCTTTAAACCTGTGATATAGGAACGCCGTCAGCTTTCCTGGAAAACTCGCTTGCGGTCGATCCTCCAAGCGATCCGCCTTTCTGAACATAAGCCCTGCCTCTGTCGTGTTGGAGAAGACAAAGCGGAGATCGGGGTTTTCAGCTACTTGTAAAAAAACATCATAATCCGTATACGTACTGATTCCTCTGCTGATCGATTGAATGACCATCCGCTCATTCATTTCTTGCTGGTCATGATAGCCCTGTATACATAATGTGTATAAGCCATCTTGTTCATTTAAAGCTGCAACAGATCCTTTTCTCGGGGGAACAACAACAGCTCTTCCTTTAAAATCTGTGCAGTCGTTCAGCTTTTGGATGTGCCA
Encoded proteins:
- a CDS encoding tagaturonate reductase yields the protein MKRLSKALYPVPEYPETILQIGEGNFMRGFINWHIQKLNDCTDFKGRAVVVPPRKGSVAALNEQDGLYTLCIQGYHDQQEMNERMVIQSISRGISTYTDYDVFLQVAENPDLRFVFSNTTEAGLMFRKADRLEDRPQASFPGKLTAFLYHRFKAFAGDEQKGLIILPCELVEHNGDRLKEYVIDMATEWDLPLAFITWIKEANTFCNTLVDRIVPGFSKEAAEIVQKEEGYIDELLVTAEYYHLFVIEAPVFVQKELPFQEAGLNVLFVEDIAPYRMSKVRILNGAHTAMVPIAYSCGVETVKEAVDDEDVGPFIRRMLEEEILPGLELSRGELLLYTQSVWDRFCNPFVKHQLLDIALNGVSKFRTRILPSLLDYVEQKKQLPMKLVFSLSSLIYFYRAHAEKIKDDETVLAFMKEAFEEENQSNEAIAAKILSCEKLWGRNLTDINDLVHAVADQLTLIKEQGMRAAVQRMLQHQYESQGEKA